The nucleotide window TGGAATACTCTTTAGATAAATAACAATTTCCGGGAAAACAGCAGAGGAAAAACAGTATAAAAAAGAGACAAAAAGTAGGCCCGAAGACCTACTCTGTTTTAGTATTTTTCAATTATTGAATTTATTTTGCTGGAATGACGAGGGATCTCTCACCAGCAGGCACGAACTCTCTCATGGCACCGCGGCCGAATTCTCTCCTGGGTTCAGCAAAGTTGAAGGGCATGAGATCGTCAGCGAAGCAGACCTTGATGAGTGGGTTGACGGTGAATGCGTCTCCACGACCTGAGTGAGCTGCCTGAGCGATACCTGCGTATCCACCCTGGTGACCGACGTTCATTGCGTAGTTGGGGTAGTTTGGACCACGGAGTTCGTCTGGGAGACCTTCGTCGCCCTGGTAGGACAGAACATTTGTGGCACCGCACTGATCCTGCAGGTCGAAACCGAAGAATCCGAGTCTGCCCCATGCTTCCTTGTGCAGGTACATGGAGAGGTACCAGCCTGAAAGACCGGCATTGGCATTTGCAGTTGCGAGAGAAGTTGCAACACCGGCTGCGGCTGCGAGCACGGTTGCTCTCTGGGAACCACCGAAGTGGTCTTCAAGGGCAGTTGGGAATTTCTCGTAGGTCTCAATACCGTAGAGTGTGGACTCGGTTGCGATGTCCTTTACGACTTCGAGAGTTGCCTTTACCTTGTTGTCCTTGCCTACGTTTGCAGCACCGTTGTACTTGTCATTGATGTAGTCAACGTCATAGTAAACGTTGTTGTCGAGGATGTCATCAGTGTATGCAGCTGTTGCATACTGTGTGAATCCGACACCACCGGACATGTAGGATCCGAGCCAGATCTGGTCGTAGAGCATACAGCCTGCACCGACGACTTCAAGAGCAATCTTTGCTGGGTCTTCGGAGGTGCGGCTTGTCTGGATGATGTCTGAGAGGTGACCGAAGGAAAGTCCACCGGGCTCGTTTGGTCCACGTGCACGCCTTGCTGGGAGCATTTCACCCATTGAGACAAGGGCTGCGTGCTTTGCAGCGAAGGACAGGTCAGCGACGGCTGCTTCACCGGCGCACATTGCGTATGCGGAAATGAAGGACATACCGATCTGCATGGCTGCCCACCTGGGGGTCTGAGCACCGTCTGTTGTTCTGGAGACAATTGTTGGGATGTGGATTGCCTGCCAGGATGTCTTGCCGATGGAGGCCTTAATCTGGGCTGCCTGTTCTTCAGAGAATTCCTTGTTGATATCAATAAGGAACTGCTTGTCGATTTCGTCTGCGAGGGCGTCGTCACCTGTGAAGACTTTCACGTAACAGTCGTCAACAAGGGCAGGGTGAGTTTCGACCATCATTTCCTGAACCACTGCTGCACCGGGCATGGCGTGGTTAAGGACTTCAAGGTAGTGGTTGATGGTTTCAGGAGTAACTTCCTTACCCAGTCTCTTCTCAAGTGTCTCGTGAGCCATGTCAAGACCGACAACGCAGGTTCTCCTGATGTCGTCCCACATCTGCTGCATTGCAGCGTTGTTTACGTAGTGGAGGTCATCAGGTTCTGCGACAATGTCAGTACCGGAGATGGTGTAAGGAGTAATTGCACGCTGACCGAGAGGAGCACCGGAGTGCATCATTGGGTTATAGAATGCAATACCTCTTTTCTCAGCAATTTCTTTACCGGCTTTAATCATTTCGACCTTTCTGGGGTCCTGCTCAGGGCCTAACCTCAGGAACTTTTCAGTCTTGCCGGTGATGTCCCCACCAGTCTGCTTGTTTGAACCAAATTCCTGTGCGAATTTGACTTCCATGTCTTTTTTGAATTTTGAGAAAATGTCTGCTGCCATTGTGGTCACCTCATTTCGGCTGGAAGCCGAACTTTGTCCTCTGATCGAATATCCTGTGTACCCATTCAACAACTTCTGCATCGTCCCTGAAGGCTACATTGTCCACACGGTAAATGGTGGTTCTCTTTGCGGCTTCCTCACTGGACATTGGCTTACCGAGATCTACTTTCCTGTCGAGTGGAATTGCAACCTGGTCTTTGTCCATTATGATGGTACCGTTCTCAAGTCTTCTCCTGTCGAGCATATCGAACATTACACCGTCTTCCTGGAGACGGACAGAGTGACCGTGCACAGTTGCACCACGCACACCTGCGAGTGCATGGTCAGTGATTTCGGTTTCCATCTGAACCTTTGCGCACTGTTCCATATCTCTTTCACGGGCTTCAACGATTTGACGACCGGAAAGGGTACCTGGGTCTACACCTCTGAAGTTGATTGCTGCAAAGTAGGATCTGAAGTATGGGGTTGCAGGTGCATTGTACATTGAGTCAGCAAACTGAATGTATCTTACTCTGTCTCCTGCTGCTGCGCCGGGTGTAGGTGCAACGTTTTCACGAGTCGAGCATGCAGGTTCTCCCATTTCTGCAAGTGGTGGGTGGGTGCTTGGATAGTCGCTCCCTGGAGCGCGGTGTCCGAGAACTGCGGTTAAGTCTTCGTCTGAAATTTCCCTGAGTTTCTCAAGTTTTCCAGACATGTGTTTTCTTCTGTTAGCGGCAACTGATGTTGCGCCTGGATAAAATTGTCTTTCGTAAGCCATCTCATGCAACTCCTTTATGATCTTCTAACTGGTCTAATGTAGTCTTGACGTATTTAATGATAAGATTTAGTTTATCCCTGGGACAGGAATCACCACGTGTAACTCCACTTACCATATCCATCACAATTCCCTTTGTAAGAATATTTTCATCCCTTGGCATCACTAATCTCGTCTTTATCCCTGCCTCTGCAAAATCCTCAAAATCTACCGGGATCTGGCTGACTACAATCGCCGGAATATTAGCCTGGCTTAGGATTTCCCTGGTCTTTCTAACCACATGATCCTTGATATTTCCGAGGTGAATCACGGCCAACTTATGCATTTCAATCTGTGCGACTTCTACCGGACTCAATACAAAAGATCCGGTTCTCATACCTGATTCAGGGATTCCGGAACCTGAGTAGAGTACCAGCACACTGACCTGAATGTTCTCTTTTCTCATGCCGTATGTGATCTCACATACCGGCTTTGTGATATGTCTCTGACCGGGACTCATGGCAATAGCTACTACCTCAGCACGGCCGGCTTCCGAGAGAGTACCTCGTTGGGCAAGCCCTCCTCCTTTACCAAGTCCTGCACCGCATCGGCAATCAACTACCTGTGTCTCTCGATCAATCATCATACTTTTTCACTCATCTTTATCCTTTTTCTCTTCTTGCTCCTTCTGTATCTCGATAAAGATGAGCTGGTCTGTCTTGGTTCTAGGATCTACCATACCAAGCAACCGAGGGTCTGCTTCAGGACCAAGTTTAGCATAGTCAGTTACAGTAGGCTTTTTCCTGAGAAAATGTCCTTCCCTGAATTCAAAGGGGAACGGGAGCAATTTTTCGCAAACTTCCCTGATCTGTTCTTTAGCTTCGGCATTTGAAAGTTCAACCCGGATCCTGCCTACACAAATCTTCAATTCTATAACTTGATCTCCAATTTGAATAGGCTTTCTCAGTGGATGTTCTACTTTTTCCCCTGTACCTGGGCCAGCAGACACCCTATCAGGTAGCCTGTTGCCCTGCACCATGACGCGGATTACCCCGTCCACCTTATAAATTTCAGTCATGAGCTTCTGAGCCGTTTCAGGGGACAGGATTCTACTGGGAAAAATTTCGATTTGAATAGAGTCTTCCGTATTTGAAGCAGAGTCTGACATCGTTAGACCTTTTGAGTTATTATTTAGAGCGCTCCTGCAACTGCCTTTATCGGTTCGCGGAATTCCTTAATTGCACCAAAGACGTCACCTATCAGGCCGGATGTTGATTCGATTGTGAACATCTGGGTACCTGCGTCAAGAGCTACTGCTGCGCATACACAGGGGATTGCGAATCCTCTGGAGTGTCTGGTAACAACGTGGTTACCGTTGAAGACACCAGGCCCACCGCCACCATAAATGGAGTGGCTGAAGAATGAGAATCCTACTGCTGTACCTTCTACTTTACCGTAGTCACAGCCTGGAAGACCGGTTTCCTTCTCAAGGATATCATTGAAGTAGAGAAGAGTTGAGGAAACGTTCTGAGCTGCACGGCCTGCACCACAGTTCACGAGGGTGGCTGCAAGGGTACCGACTGCTGCACAGGCATTCCACATGGGGACGTCGTTTGCTTTATAGAAATTGTATCCAGAAGGAGCGGTCTTGTCAACGGAGATAATACCTGCTTCAACTGCCCTGCGGACAACGGATTCGATAACAGTTCCAATTGTGCCGTCCTTACCGTTTTCTTTCACAATGTCATATAAGAGGTTGTTAGCGTTGAGACCCTGGTATGCAAGACCGAGGAGCTGATGCCTCTCGAACATACCGACTGCTCCGCCCATTTCGAAGATACCAGCCTGCTCGTAAATAGAAGAGAGAGCTGATGCGTTCATTGCATTCCTGTTAGAAATTGCTGCAACGTGGTTGGCCATAATGTTCCTGAGGGAGAAGCCAAGACCTTCATTGTTTTGGGGGATACTGAGAATGCCCTGAACCTGACCGCCCATGAGATCCATTGTCTGTGGGTAGCTTCCCCAAACAGCGGCTTTTACGATGGGAGCGTCATATGGGTCAGTTCCGAACATGTCCATAATAGTCTGGGTGACTGCTGCTGCACCAACTGTTGTTGCGGACATGAAATCGGCACCTGCAATCATCCTGGAATGTGGGGACTGGACCAGCAGGCTCTTTCCGCCTTTGACTTTGATGACATTAGTATCGTCATCTTCATCGACCTGGACAAGTTTCTTAACGTTTTCTGCAATTGCATCAGCATTGCCTACGATGTCATAGTTAAGTCCGCGGCCTAAGATCTGACGGCCCTTTCCGCCCATCTTGCCGCTGGCAAGTGCACCCTGAATACCTGCGAGGCTGACTGCAACTGACCTCTTGGTGTCCATGATAATCTTTTTAATTGCTGCGTTTCTTGTTGGAGCAAGGGTCATAATGTCGACATTGCTCTCGAGCAGTTTTCCTCTGTCGTCGTAGATGTCTACTGTGTCAGACACTTTAATTTCCTCCTTAATTTATTGAAATCACTTTGGGACTGGTCACCTACTGGAGTGCTTTTGCACTCAATAAATCAAGTACCGCTTTTTTTAAGTGTCCACTTTCCCAATGAAATCTCATTCGTTTAGAAGGTACTTAAATCTTTTGTGTTTTCCGATAAATGAATTCATGTATTTTTTTAAAATATATTTTATTAATTTGTAATCTATTTTTGTAAAAATATATAAGAAAACGATAGCAATGGGAAAATGAAATTTCAGGATACTTAAAGCCTGTCAAAAATATACCACTTAGCTTATAAAAAATATTTAGCATGAAAATGAAGAATATATATGAAATTTATTATTATGTTTTTTTGCCCCTGAAAATCATACCAAAAAGGTTTATTAATATCTTGGTAATACGAAAGTTTAATATGGAAGTAGTTGTCGATGTAGGCGGAAATCCAGGAATAGACTGTAGAGGCTTTTGCAAGTACTGTTACTTTAAAAAAGTCAAAGATGTTCAGCCTCTGGGCTGCAAACATTGTCTTCCGTTCAAAAAAGGTTGTGACTACTGCACACGCAGTGTAAAGGAATCATACTCGGGTTTCAAGCCTCTTCAGATAGTACTGGAGGAAACTTCAAGAAAACTCTATTTCGCTAGTGGAAAGATTAAAAAGTTCACTATTAGCGGAGGAGGCGATTTAAGCTGTTATCCTGACCTGAAGAGCCTCGTAGCTTTCTTATCTCAGTTTGAGACCCCAATCCATCTAGGCTATACAAGCGGAAAAGGTTTCAGCAAGCCTGATGATGCTCTTTTTTATATAGACCATGGAGTCACAGAGGTGAGTTTTACAGTCTTTGCAACTGATCCGGCTCTAAGAGCAGAATATATGAAAGACCCGGAACCCGAAGCTTCTATACAGGTTCTTCGGGACTTCTGTGCTCATTGTGACGTATATGGAGCAATTGTGCTCATCCCTGGAGTAAATGACGGGAAGATCCTTGATAAGACTCTCAGTGATCTTGAAACTATGGGTGCAAAAGGAGCCATTCTGATGAGATTTGCAAACTTTTCGGAAAACGGACTTATCCTGAATAATGCTCCTATTATTCCTGGCATAATTCCACATAACATTGAGGAGTTCACTGAGCTGGTACGCAACTCTGCAGCAAAGCACCCCTCAATAAGGATAACAGGAACCCCGCTTGAAGATCCCTTAATTGGCTCTCCTTTTGCTATCCGAAATGTTCCCGAAGCTCTTGAAAAACTTCCGAAGACAACAAAAAGAGCCACTATAATTACAGGCCAGATAGCAGTTCCAAGGTTGAGGGAAATCTTTGAAGCTCTTGGAGGGTCCGTAAATGTCGTTTCTCCAAAAAAAGACATTGGATGTCTCATTACTATTGAGGATCTCAAAAACATGGATCTGTCTGAAGTAAGCGAGACTGTTTTTATCCCGGGAAGGGCTTTTGTTCATGACATGGAAGTTAAAGAGGCCTTTAAAAGAGACGGGATTGACAGGCTTGTTCGCAGGGGTCCAGAGCTTCTTTCTGTAGATGGTGAAATGTCAATAGGCATGAACAAAGAAGAGGTTTTGGAACTGGAAATTAAAAACTTTACCGAACTCATAGAGCAGATTAACTCCCTTGGGCTGCCTGTGAAATAAACTAAGTCATATCAAACAAGTTAAGTCATATCAAACCCAGGCCTTAATCTGAGAAAAAAAGCACCAACAACATAAAAGAACTGTTTCTGTACAAGATACAGATAATCAAACAGATAGTATATAAATAGTCATGTAATTATATAATTACATGAAAAAATATATAGAAAAATTGTCAACACTAAGACAGAAAAATTTTCCCTGTAGGGAACTGTCAAAACCTGAAAAGAGCCTATCTCCAGAAGAAGAATAAGACTATTTAGAGTAATTAGAGAACCAATTAATAAATACTTCTATATTTTAGGGTTCTCAAACTGCCCTGCCTCCTTTCAGACAAGTAAATTAATTTATTCAAAATGTTAATGTCTAGTGTTATTTATTCTCAGCGCGCAGATCCAGACATGAAATCTGAAAGTCCCAGCTGTTTAACCCTGTGGTTCTCGAATAGAGAACATATATCGTTGTCCAAAAGTTCAATTCTCTGTCTGGTATAGCTAGAAACTCCATACCGTTCTCCAATTTCTTTTGAAATCTCAAGATACTTACGGACAGCTCCTTCGTGTACGGTCAGTACTACATTACCTCCGCACTTAGGGCAGGCTCCAATTAGTGGAGGGCGCCTGAACTTCTCCCCGCATTTTATACAGCGCATCCGCTGTCTGGAAAAAGAACGGAGATTCCCGAGAAGATCAGGAAGGAAATGAGATTTGAGCACCCGTTCAGCCACATCAGGAGCGTCTACTGCCCTTATTTTATTAGCAAGGGAAAGTTGAGCCTCCATTTTTTCGATCATGCTCCCAAGAGTCTTATATGAAGAATTAAGAGGGCCTGCAGCAATATCCGAAGTATCATGTGTGAACATAAAATGCTCGTACTGCTCCGGGGTTCCAAGTCGACTGCTAACGAGATCCATAATACCTTCGAGTTCTGTGGGATTTTTTATTTCT belongs to Methanosarcina barkeri 3 and includes:
- the mcrC gene encoding methyl-coenzyme M reductase I operon protein C, which gives rise to MMIDRETQVVDCRCGAGLGKGGGLAQRGTLSEAGRAEVVAIAMSPGQRHITKPVCEITYGMRKENIQVSVLVLYSGSGIPESGMRTGSFVLSPVEVAQIEMHKLAVIHLGNIKDHVVRKTREILSQANIPAIVVSQIPVDFEDFAEAGIKTRLVMPRDENILTKGIVMDMVSGVTRGDSCPRDKLNLIIKYVKTTLDQLEDHKGVA
- the mmp10 gene encoding methyl coenzyme M reductase-arginine methyltransferase Mmp10 (Mmp10 (methanogenesis marker protein 10) is a cobalamin-requiring radical SAM methyltransferase that creates the methylarginine modification to methyl coenzyme M reductase.) — protein: MEVVVDVGGNPGIDCRGFCKYCYFKKVKDVQPLGCKHCLPFKKGCDYCTRSVKESYSGFKPLQIVLEETSRKLYFASGKIKKFTISGGGDLSCYPDLKSLVAFLSQFETPIHLGYTSGKGFSKPDDALFYIDHGVTEVSFTVFATDPALRAEYMKDPEPEASIQVLRDFCAHCDVYGAIVLIPGVNDGKILDKTLSDLETMGAKGAILMRFANFSENGLILNNAPIIPGIIPHNIEEFTELVRNSAAKHPSIRITGTPLEDPLIGSPFAIRNVPEALEKLPKTTKRATIITGQIAVPRLREIFEALGGSVNVVSPKKDIGCLITIEDLKNMDLSEVSETVFIPGRAFVHDMEVKEAFKRDGIDRLVRRGPELLSVDGEMSIGMNKEEVLELEIKNFTELIEQINSLGLPVK
- the mcrG gene encoding coenzyme-B sulfoethylthiotransferase subunit gamma, with the translated sequence MAYERQFYPGATSVAANRRKHMSGKLEKLREISDEDLTAVLGHRAPGSDYPSTHPPLAEMGEPACSTRENVAPTPGAAAGDRVRYIQFADSMYNAPATPYFRSYFAAINFRGVDPGTLSGRQIVEARERDMEQCAKVQMETEITDHALAGVRGATVHGHSVRLQEDGVMFDMLDRRRLENGTIIMDKDQVAIPLDRKVDLGKPMSSEEAAKRTTIYRVDNVAFRDDAEVVEWVHRIFDQRTKFGFQPK
- the mcrB gene encoding coenzyme-B sulfoethylthiotransferase subunit beta produces the protein MSDTVDIYDDRGKLLESNVDIMTLAPTRNAAIKKIIMDTKRSVAVSLAGIQGALASGKMGGKGRQILGRGLNYDIVGNADAIAENVKKLVQVDEDDDTNVIKVKGGKSLLVQSPHSRMIAGADFMSATTVGAAAVTQTIMDMFGTDPYDAPIVKAAVWGSYPQTMDLMGGQVQGILSIPQNNEGLGFSLRNIMANHVAAISNRNAMNASALSSIYEQAGIFEMGGAVGMFERHQLLGLAYQGLNANNLLYDIVKENGKDGTIGTVIESVVRRAVEAGIISVDKTAPSGYNFYKANDVPMWNACAAVGTLAATLVNCGAGRAAQNVSSTLLYFNDILEKETGLPGCDYGKVEGTAVGFSFFSHSIYGGGGPGVFNGNHVVTRHSRGFAIPCVCAAVALDAGTQMFTIESTSGLIGDVFGAIKEFREPIKAVAGAL
- the mcrA gene encoding coenzyme-B sulfoethylthiotransferase subunit alpha, with product MAADIFSKFKKDMEVKFAQEFGSNKQTGGDITGKTEKFLRLGPEQDPRKVEMIKAGKEIAEKRGIAFYNPMMHSGAPLGQRAITPYTISGTDIVAEPDDLHYVNNAAMQQMWDDIRRTCVVGLDMAHETLEKRLGKEVTPETINHYLEVLNHAMPGAAVVQEMMVETHPALVDDCYVKVFTGDDALADEIDKQFLIDINKEFSEEQAAQIKASIGKTSWQAIHIPTIVSRTTDGAQTPRWAAMQIGMSFISAYAMCAGEAAVADLSFAAKHAALVSMGEMLPARRARGPNEPGGLSFGHLSDIIQTSRTSEDPAKIALEVVGAGCMLYDQIWLGSYMSGGVGFTQYATAAYTDDILDNNVYYDVDYINDKYNGAANVGKDNKVKATLEVVKDIATESTLYGIETYEKFPTALEDHFGGSQRATVLAAAAGVATSLATANANAGLSGWYLSMYLHKEAWGRLGFFGFDLQDQCGATNVLSYQGDEGLPDELRGPNYPNYAMNVGHQGGYAGIAQAAHSGRGDAFTVNPLIKVCFADDLMPFNFAEPRREFGRGAMREFVPAGERSLVIPAK
- the mcrD gene encoding methyl-coenzyme M reductase operon protein D; its protein translation is MSDSASNTEDSIQIEIFPSRILSPETAQKLMTEIYKVDGVIRVMVQGNRLPDRVSAGPGTGEKVEHPLRKPIQIGDQVIELKICVGRIRVELSNAEAKEQIREVCEKLLPFPFEFREGHFLRKKPTVTDYAKLGPEADPRLLGMVDPRTKTDQLIFIEIQKEQEEKKDKDE